A window of Bacteroidota bacterium genomic DNA:
GATTATTACACCTGCCCCATGCACTCTTCGGTAACTTCAGACAGACCAGGGGTTTGCCCGGTATGCGGGATGGACCTGGTAAAGAAAAGCAATGGGTCAGGCATTGCTGATGAAGCAGGCAATCATGAAAATATGCTTCATATAAACGAATACCAACAGCGGCTGGCAAATATTAAAACAGATACGGCGCGCATAAAAACAATGGCTTTGTATAATACGGTTACCGGAACGGTTGTGCCTGATGAAACTGAAATAAATACTATTTCGGCCAGAGCCGCTGGCAGGATTGAGAAATTATTTATCCGTAATCCCGGTGAGAAAATTGAAAAAGGTGTGCCGCTCATACAGTTATACAGCGAACAGCTATTGGCAGATGAAAACGATTATTTAAATACGCTTAAAAACAGGGAGAAATTTGGTACGCAGGAAAAACGAATAAATGAATTTATTGAGGCAGCAAGGCAGAAACTAGTGTTATGGGGCCTTACTGATACGCAAATACTTACACTAGAAAAAAGTAATGAGGTATCCCCTTTTATTACATTTTACAGCCCTGTGAGTGGCTATATTACTCAACTAAAGGTTCGCGAAGGGCAATATGTGAATGAAGGGGATATACTGGCAGAAGTTTCGGGCCTGGAAACAGTATGGGTAGAAGCTCAATTTTACCAGGACGAATATTTATTGGTAAAAAATTCACCACAAATATCTGTAGCATTTGAAGCATTTCCGAATGAGGAATACACTGGCGAAATAGTATTCTATAATCCTTCGATACAACAAAACAGTAAAATAAACCTTGTACATATCCGTATTAATAACCCAAAAGAAAAATTAAAACCGGAGATGATGGGATATGTACAGGTAAAACAAAGCGAAGT
This region includes:
- a CDS encoding efflux RND transporter periplasmic adaptor subunit yields the protein GEDYKYIKKILGYFLCLTLLITCKDKNGHEGHGTENEDYYTCPMHSSVTSDRPGVCPVCGMDLVKKSNGSGIADEAGNHENMLHINEYQQRLANIKTDTARIKTMALYNTVTGTVVPDETEINTISARAAGRIEKLFIRNPGEKIEKGVPLIQLYSEQLLADENDYLNTLKNREKFGTQEKRINEFIEAARQKLVLWGLTDTQILTLEKSNEVSPFITFYSPVSGYITQLKVREGQYVNEGDILAEVSGLETVWVEAQFYQDEYLLVKNSPQISVAFEAFPNEEYTGEIVFYNPSIQQNSKINLVHIRINNPKEKLKPEMMGYVQVKQSEVKTLTVPKSAILSEKMRTIWVQIQPGMFELRMVQTGIENKHEVEITEGIKEGEIIVVSGVYLLNSEFILKKGNAIKHQH